A genome region from Pseudomonas helmanticensis includes the following:
- the iolB gene encoding 5-deoxy-glucuronate isomerase produces the protein MSLLVKSNASGRSMVELAKGELEYVGFAAYRLSLGETLPVAAGDKELCLVLLSGRISLKGEAPGQGAFDWDNLGDRQSVFEDKSPFAAYLPPGSQAQVTALSDVQIAVCAAPGSPDHAFGPRLIRPDSMKRSVRGKGANTRYVCDILPDTEPAHSLLVVEVRTPSGHSSSYPPHKHDTDDLPHQSFLEETYYHQINPPQGFVFQRVYTDDRSIDQAMAVENSDLVVVPKGYHPVSVPYGYESYYLNVMAGPKRVWQFHNDPQHSWLLDL, from the coding sequence ATGAGCCTTTTGGTCAAGAGCAACGCCAGTGGCCGAAGCATGGTCGAGTTGGCCAAGGGTGAGTTGGAATACGTCGGGTTCGCCGCGTATCGCTTGAGTCTCGGCGAAACCTTGCCGGTGGCTGCCGGCGATAAGGAGTTGTGCCTGGTGCTGCTCAGCGGGCGCATCAGCCTCAAAGGCGAAGCACCGGGGCAGGGCGCGTTCGACTGGGACAACCTTGGCGATCGGCAATCGGTGTTTGAAGACAAGTCGCCGTTCGCCGCCTATTTGCCGCCGGGCAGTCAGGCCCAGGTGACCGCGCTCAGCGACGTGCAAATCGCCGTGTGTGCCGCGCCCGGCTCGCCCGACCACGCTTTCGGCCCACGGCTGATCAGGCCCGACAGCATGAAGCGCAGTGTGCGTGGTAAAGGCGCAAACACCCGTTACGTCTGCGACATCCTCCCGGACACCGAGCCTGCGCATTCGCTGTTGGTGGTGGAGGTGCGCACGCCGTCCGGGCATTCGTCGAGCTACCCGCCGCACAAGCACGACACCGATGACCTGCCACACCAGAGCTTTCTCGAAGAAACCTATTACCACCAGATCAACCCGCCACAGGGCTTTGTGTTCCAGCGCGTGTACACCGACGACCGCAGCATCGATCAGGCCATGGCCGTGGAAAACAGCGATCTGGTCGTGGTGCCTAAGGGTTATCACCCGGTCAGCGTGCCGTACGGCTACGAGTCCTATTACCTGAACGTGATGGCCGGGCCGAAGCGGGTCTGGCAGTTCCATAACGATCCTCAGCACAGTTGGCTGCTCGACCTCTGA